From a region of the Synechococcus sp. PCC 7502 genome:
- a CDS encoding potassium-transporting ATPase subunit F — protein MTQIKPNSTNQFANQFKNELKNELKQHLLSLTRPKHSRSLKLFLLVCLNLIIAPAIYAVNSEILGRSQAYAIGILGIVTVSFSIYLFFVMFQPEKF, from the coding sequence ATGACTCAGATTAAGCCTAATTCTACTAATCAATTTGCTAATCAATTTAAAAATGAACTTAAAAATGAATTAAAGCAGCATTTACTTTCTTTAACTCGTCCTAAGCATTCCCGATCGCTCAAATTATTTCTGTTGGTGTGCTTAAACCTGATTATTGCTCCAGCAATCTATGCTGTTAACTCTGAAATTTTAGGGCGATCGCAGGCTTATGCCATTGGAATTTTGGGAATTGTAACTGTGAGTTTTTCCATCTACCTCTTTTTTGTCATGTTTCAACCAGAGAAATTTTAG